A stretch of Fusarium poae strain DAOMC 252244 chromosome 2, whole genome shotgun sequence DNA encodes these proteins:
- a CDS encoding hypothetical protein (MEROPS:MER0016185), with translation MPSPIRPKHLVPGDKIAFISPSERINRTLPAVVDRASALLSTKGFQVQTFFNEDKGIQSCVENRLSEIRAAFSDPSISAIITTIGGTTFTELLPALIADKELHETIRANPKVVVGYSDITGLHWFLYAMTGLRTFYGPGAVPEIGEPNDINDKDTPLAFNVDNLLRAISSPEPLGQLPRSLYYAPRGAPFFQDPTSTEPPAVTRTSEWQWLRPGKAQGRLFGGCLTVVARLGGISAIVPDWRGRIVFLETATNEDGSGGNPPHRVQAAFADLIAQGVFEEAAGLVVGRPYGYDSDEERKTYAGIITGLLCEGRLASKKFPILFNVDIGHTVPMLTLPYDALAELDSENGTFAVLEPGVE, from the coding sequence ATGCCGTCACCTATCCGACCAAAGCACTTGGTGCCAGGTGATAAGATTGCCTTCATATCACCTTCAGAACGAATAAATCGCACCCTCCCAGCTGTTGTAGACAGAGCCAGTGCTCTTCTCTCAACCAAAGGATTTCAAGTCCAAACATTCTTCAACGAAGACAAGGGAATTCAGTCGTGTGTTGAGAATCGACTATCCGAAATCCGCGCAGCTTTCTCAGACCCGAGTATCTCTGCCATCATTACCACCATTGGAGGCACAACTTTTACAGAACTTCTTCCTGCTCTGATCGCCGACAAAGAACTTCATGAGACAATCCGTGCCAACCCCAAAGTCGTGGTTGGATACTCGGACATCACGGGCCTGCATTGGTTTTTGTACGCCATGACAGGCCTGCGCACATTCTATGGCCCCGGTGCTGTTCCTGAGATTGGCGAACCAAACGATATCAACGATAAAGACACTCCGCTTGCATTCAACGTGGATAATCTTCTGCGCGCAATTTCATCTCCCGAACCGCTGGGTCAGCTTCCACGGTCACTGTACTACGCACCAAGAGGTGCACCTTTCTTCCAAGatccaacatcaacagaGCCTCCGGCGGTCACCAGAACAAGCGAATGGCAGTGGCTGAGACCTGGAAAGGCTCAGGGCAGGTTATTTGGAGGTTGTCTTACTGTTGTTGCACGCTTAGGTGGCATCTCGGCCATCGTCCCCGACTGGCGCGGCCGAATTGTTTTTCTAGAGACGGCGACGAACGAAGACGGCTCAGGCGGGAACCCTCCTCATAGAGTCCAGGCGGCATTTGCAGATTTGATCGCCCAAGGCGTGTTTGAAGAAGCGGCGGGGCTGGTTGTAGGAAGGCCATACGGTTATGATTCGGATGAGGAAAGGAAGACTTATGCTGGTATTATCACGGGTCTTTTGTGCGAGGGGCGGCTTGCGTCAAAGAAGTTCCCGATTCTCTTTAACGTCGATATTGGACATACTGTACCGATGTTGA